The genomic stretch CAGGTAATGGAGTCCATCATGCTTCATCAGAAAGTGAACAAGAAGACCGCCCGCAAAAAAACGATTGAGCTTTTTGAAAAAGTAAAACTGCCGGACCCGGACGGAATGCTGAGACGTTACCCGCATGAAATAAGCGGGGGACAGAAACAGCGGGTGATGATCGCCATGGCCATGAGCAGCAATCCCTCGTTGCTGATCGCTGATGAACCCACCACGGCGTTGGATGTAACGGTTCAGCGAAACATCCTGGAGCTGATAAAGCAACTGCAGGAGCAGAACAATATGGGTGTCATCTTCATCACCCACGACCTGGGCATTGTAGCCGACATTGCGGACAAGATCGTAGTAATGCACAAAGGAGAAGTGGTGGAGCAGGGCAATGCCAAAGAAATACTCTCCGCTCCCAAACATCCTTATACAAAAGCCCTCCTGGCCTGCCGGCCCGCCGGACAATCAAAAAATAAACGCCTGCCGGTGGTGAGTGATTTTTTAGAGCCAACCAAGGCCGAAATTTTGAAAAGTCAAAAGTCAAAAGTCAAAAATACCAATGGAGCACAGGTCATTGGTCATTCGTCATTAGGCGAACCTCAAACCACAAACCTGCCTACCGGACAGGCAGGCCTCAAACTTCAAACCTCAAACCACAAACCTCAACCTCAAACCAACATTCTTGAAATCCAAAACCTGAATGTTCATTTCCCTGTTAAGAAAAATATATTCGGCAAACCGGTTAAATTCTTTAAAGCAGTTGATGACGTAAGTTTTGATGTTCAGCCGGGAGAAATTGTGGGACTGGTGGGTGAAAGCGGCTGCGGCAAAACAACCCTCGGCCGGAGCATCCTGCAATTGGTAAAACCAACATCGGGGAAAATAATATTGAATGGTGAAGACATTACCAGGATGAAAGCTTCCGTTTTGCGCAGTCTGCGTAAAGACCTCCAGATCGTTTTCCAGGACCCGTATGGCTCATTAAACCCACGGATCACCATCGGCGAAGCCATCCTGGAACCGCTGAACGTACATGGCATATTAAACAACCGGAATGAACGGAAAGAAAAAGTAATGGAGCTGCTTGAAAAAGTAAGCCTGCGCAGCGGTCATTTTAACCGTTACCCACACCAGTTCAGCGGCGGTCAGCGCCAGCGCATCTGCATTGCCCGTGCCCTGGTACTGGATCCCCGGTTTCTCATCTTCGATGAAAGCGTATCGGCTTTGGATGTAAGTGTGCAGGCGCAGGTACTTAACCTGATCAACGATCTTAAAAAGGAATTCGGTTTTACCGCCATCTTTATCTCTCACGACCTGTCGGTAGTGCATTATATCTGCAACCGCATACTGGTGATGCAGCAGGGCAAAATAGTGGAAGAAGGAACGGCCGACCAGGTTTACCATCACCCAAAGAACGAATACACCCAAAAGCTGGTGGATTCGATCCCCGGTAAACTGCTGCTGAAAACAGTACTGGCCTGAGTTTGCGGTCAAATTGATCTCCCCCATGAAAAATCTTCGTACAAAAGCCATTACCTGCTTTATAAATTAACTGATTTTTATTACCTTTGCCCCCTTTAAATCATGCCGTAACATGATAAGCGCCTCTAAAAAGGCTATCACTCAGTACCCAGTGTACACGGCATGTAACCATAATATAAAAACCGTTACATGAAATTATCCCAATTCCGTTTCGACCTTCCGCTTAACCTCATTGCCCAGCAACCTGCAAAAAAACGTGAAGACAGCCGCATGATGGTGATCCACCGTAAGACCGGCCAGATCGAGAACAGGCACTTTAAGGACATCATGGAATATTTCAATGACAAGGATGTATTTGTGGTGAACAACACCAAGGTCTTCCCCGCCCGTATGTATGGCCGGAAGGAAAAGACCGGTGCCAAGATCGAAGTTTTTCTTTTGCGTGAACTGAACAAGGCCAACAAGCTTTGGGATGTGATCGTTGACCCGGCCCGTAAAATAAGGGTGGGCAATAAACTCTATTTCGGCGAAAGCGATGAACTGGTAGCCGAAGTGATCGACAACACCACCAGCCGCGGGCGTACCATCCGTTTCCTGTGGGATGGCACCGACGAGGAATTCAGGCAGATGCTGGAAATACTCGGGGAGACCCCTTTGCCAAAATACATCAAGCGCAAACCCGAAGCAGAAGACAAGGAACGCTACCAGACCGTTTATGCAAAACACGAAGGCGCTGTGGCAGCGCCCACGGCCGGCCTGCATTTCAGTGAAGAATTGATCAAAAGGCTTGAGATAAAAGGGATCCGCTTTGCAGAAGCCACCTTACATACCGGCCTGGGTACATTCCGCCCCATTGAAGTGGAAGACCTGAGCAAACATAAAATGGATGCCGAGTACTATCGTATTGAAGATGCGGCCTGCCGGATCGTGAACAAAGCCAAGGAAGGCGGCCACCGCATCTGTTCCATCGGCACCACAACGATGAGGGCTATGGAATCTTCCTTTACTGCACAAAAATTATTAAAACCGTCTGAAGGCTGGACCAATCATTTCATCCATCCCCCGTACAATTTTAATATCGCCGATTCGCTGGTCACCAATTTCCATTTGCCGAAAACAAGCCTGCTCATTATGGCATGTGCTTTTGCCGGCTACGACCTGATGATGGAAGCATACAAGAAAGCCATCAAGGACAAATACCGCTTCTTCAGTTATGGAGATGCGATGCTGATCATCTAAAGAAACCTTACAACCAATACCAGCCCCTCCATTTTGCGAGGGGCTTTTTTATACCAGGAAGGCCGGATAGAGATCCGGCCCGTACAATTCAATATCCTATGAAAAATCTTATAGAATTACGGTAAAATGAGACCGGCAGATTTCATTCCTTGAAATAAAATGGGGCCAGATGAAGATCCGGCCCCGTTTAATCCAATATCCTATGAAAAACCAATAGTAAGACGCCGGAACGGATTGATTTGTTGCAAATGAATTGTTAACAGTTTTAATTAACTTTAGCTGAGTAAAACTACTCAGTATGAAGACCATTCAGCAATGGCTCAGCGAATACGGCGAGAGTCACAAGGATCATACCAATAAGACCATCCACTGGATATGTGTCCCCTCTATTTTCTTTTCCATAACGGGATTATTGTACAGCATCAAACTACCATTTGCCATTTCCGGCATTACGCTTAATGTTGCCATGGTCGTAATGATCCTTGCGGTATTTTATTATATCTCCCTCTCCCGCACTTTATGGATTGGTATGCTGCTGTTTGCAGTTTTCTGTCTCTGGCTCAGCAACCTGATCGAAAGTTCCGGCATCATGCCCCTCTGGCTTTTCTGTGTGATCATTTTTGTGGTAGCCTGGATCGGGCAGTTCTATGGTCATAAAATAGAAGGCAAAAAACCATCTTTCTTCAAAGACATCCAGTTCCTGATGATCGGGCCGGCCTGGCTGATGAGTCTTATTTATAAGAAACTGGGGATAGGGATATAACGAAATGCTGATACGGGATACAAGATACAGGATACAAGATACGGGATACAAGATACAGGATACAAGATACAGGATACAAGATACGGGATACAAGATACGGGATACAAGATACAGGATACAAGATGCTGGTTAATCAGGGTCTGATGTTAAAATGATATAAATTTTTATTATTGTTCTACTAAATGGTCTTTCAACTCCATATGCCGGCTTACCCGCTCAACCAGTTTGTTGAAAGTTTTATTTATTACCGGGATTATAACCCGGTTCATTCGGTTGACCGGTTCTTACCCGATGGTAATGTGAATATTGTAATTGACCTCACCGATTATCCCAAATACATTTACGACAATGAGACCCTGAAGGAGATACAGGCCTGCCGGGATGTCTGGTTCTCGGGGATGCGGAATAAATACATAAGCATCCCTTCGGGAAGGGACAGTGAAATGTTCATCATTAATTTTCATAAAGGCAGATCCTATCCTTTTGTGCAGATGCCGCTCTATGAACTTACCGACAGCGTGGTGGACGGTGAACTGGTGCTTACCAATGAGATCATGGATTTGCGGGAAATGATCCTGGAAATGCCTTCCATCAGTCAGAAATTCCTTACCGCAGAAAATTTCCTGCTGAAAAAATTTCATACCAAACTTGTTGTGAATCCTTTTATTGAATTTGCGGTTAACAGGATCGTGGAGGCGCCCAGCCAATTAACCATTGAACAGATATCCCATAAAGTGGGTTATTCGCAAAAGCACCTGATAAAACTGTTTAAAGACAATGTGGGATTAACGCCGAAAGGGTTCCTTAAGGTCATTCGCTTTCAAAAAGCCATACAGGAGATCGATGCATCAAAGAATATCAGTTGGGCCGGTCTCGCTTTGGAAAGCGGGTATTACGACCAGGCGCATTTTATCAATGACTTTAAACTGTTCTCCGGCTTTACGCCACAGGAATATCTTCAGAAACAGTCCGAATATCTAAATTACATAGCGGTGGGCTGAGGTAAAATTTTTCCAATACAAGATCATCGTCGCAGCCTTTCTTTGCATCTGAACAAAATCAACCATCATGGCAAAAACATCCGGAGAATTTGAGCAGGAGTTCATTCAGACTGCCAAAGAGAAAACAGGCAGAACCCTGGAACAATGGCTGCCCGTTGTAAAAAAGTCAGGTCTTACCAAACAAATGGAGATCACCAACTGGCTCAAAGCCGAACACAAACTGAATCATTTGCAGGCTCAACTGCTTGCGGGTCTTTACCTGAACAATGGCAAACCCGTTTATCAGAACGAAGCTTCTTTGCTGGACAACCAGTTTGCAAAATGCGAAGAAATGCGTCCGCTCTTCAATGCAGTCTCCGAAATGATCCTGAAGCAGTTCCCCGATACGCAGCTGATCCCGAAAAAAACATATGTATCCTTTACTGCCACCAGGGAATTTGCCGCCATCAATATCAAACCCAAAGAGATCAGGCTGGGCATGGACCTGGGCGATACGGCCTTCCATGAAACCATACAAAAAACAAAACTCTCCGGCCCCATGCCCCGGATATCGCACATGGCTGTTATTACGGATATCAAACAGTTTGATAAAAAACTAATTGAGTATATTCAACTATCCTACAACAGAACCCATAAAAAATGATACCCTGATGTATAAAAACATCCTTTGCGCCGCCTTCATTCTTTTAGTTACCATCCATAAGGTAAATGCACAAACCAATACAAACCCGGGACTTAAAAGTTACCTGAAACAATGCGATATCCTTTTACAGGATGGGGGAAAATGGAGGTCAAATAACCTGGATCATGATCCGGCAAAAGAATTCTCCCCAAGCTATTTCGGTTATGAATTCACAAAGGGCATCAATGCAAATACCCTGCTGCTGAAGATCGCCGGGTATCTTCCCCGCAGGTCGCAGTGGGTTGTTTTATGGGACGGGTATTATACCTGGAACCAACAGAAACAAAAATCATTTATCAAAGTGTGAATATAGAAGGCGCCTTAGCGGCCGGTGAATCGGAGCGCATCACAGATAGCGGGATGACACTTAACATTACCATTACCTCTCCGAACGGAAAGCCGGGCAGATATAGAGAGATACAAAAACTAACGGGCAATGAAATACAGTCGGCCAATATGGTGCAAAACGCCGGCAAGTGGGAATCAAAAAAGACAACCAACTGGTCCAGGCTGGAGCAACCCACCGGTAATTTAACTTTCATGACG from Chitinophagaceae bacterium encodes the following:
- a CDS encoding ABC transporter ATP-binding protein, with the protein product MPSLLSIRNLGIHFGKGHERTTAVKNISFEIKKGELLAIVGESGSGKSVTALSLLRLLPKQSTVFGHAFLYRWEEQPLDLIQIPAAEIKEVRGGNIAMIFQEPMTSLNPVFTCGFQVMESIMLHQKVNKKTARKKTIELFEKVKLPDPDGMLRRYPHEISGGQKQRVMIAMAMSSNPSLLIADEPTTALDVTVQRNILELIKQLQEQNNMGVIFITHDLGIVADIADKIVVMHKGEVVEQGNAKEILSAPKHPYTKALLACRPAGQSKNKRLPVVSDFLEPTKAEILKSQKSKVKNTNGAQVIGHSSLGEPQTTNLPTGQAGLKLQTSNHKPQPQTNILEIQNLNVHFPVKKNIFGKPVKFFKAVDDVSFDVQPGEIVGLVGESGCGKTTLGRSILQLVKPTSGKIILNGEDITRMKASVLRSLRKDLQIVFQDPYGSLNPRITIGEAILEPLNVHGILNNRNERKEKVMELLEKVSLRSGHFNRYPHQFSGGQRQRICIARALVLDPRFLIFDESVSALDVSVQAQVLNLINDLKKEFGFTAIFISHDLSVVHYICNRILVMQQGKIVEEGTADQVYHHPKNEYTQKLVDSIPGKLLLKTVLA
- the queA gene encoding tRNA preQ1(34) S-adenosylmethionine ribosyltransferase-isomerase QueA, whose protein sequence is MKLSQFRFDLPLNLIAQQPAKKREDSRMMVIHRKTGQIENRHFKDIMEYFNDKDVFVVNNTKVFPARMYGRKEKTGAKIEVFLLRELNKANKLWDVIVDPARKIRVGNKLYFGESDELVAEVIDNTTSRGRTIRFLWDGTDEEFRQMLEILGETPLPKYIKRKPEAEDKERYQTVYAKHEGAVAAPTAGLHFSEELIKRLEIKGIRFAEATLHTGLGTFRPIEVEDLSKHKMDAEYYRIEDAACRIVNKAKEGGHRICSIGTTTMRAMESSFTAQKLLKPSEGWTNHFIHPPYNFNIADSLVTNFHLPKTSLLIMACAFAGYDLMMEAYKKAIKDKYRFFSYGDAMLII
- a CDS encoding DUF962 domain-containing protein; this encodes MKTIQQWLSEYGESHKDHTNKTIHWICVPSIFFSITGLLYSIKLPFAISGITLNVAMVVMILAVFYYISLSRTLWIGMLLFAVFCLWLSNLIESSGIMPLWLFCVIIFVVAWIGQFYGHKIEGKKPSFFKDIQFLMIGPAWLMSLIYKKLGIGI
- a CDS encoding helix-turn-helix transcriptional regulator, whose amino-acid sequence is MVFQLHMPAYPLNQFVESFIYYRDYNPVHSVDRFLPDGNVNIVIDLTDYPKYIYDNETLKEIQACRDVWFSGMRNKYISIPSGRDSEMFIINFHKGRSYPFVQMPLYELTDSVVDGELVLTNEIMDLREMILEMPSISQKFLTAENFLLKKFHTKLVVNPFIEFAVNRIVEAPSQLTIEQISHKVGYSQKHLIKLFKDNVGLTPKGFLKVIRFQKAIQEIDASKNISWAGLALESGYYDQAHFINDFKLFSGFTPQEYLQKQSEYLNYIAVG
- a CDS encoding DUF4287 domain-containing protein, with the translated sequence MAKTSGEFEQEFIQTAKEKTGRTLEQWLPVVKKSGLTKQMEITNWLKAEHKLNHLQAQLLAGLYLNNGKPVYQNEASLLDNQFAKCEEMRPLFNAVSEMILKQFPDTQLIPKKTYVSFTATREFAAINIKPKEIRLGMDLGDTAFHETIQKTKLSGPMPRISHMAVITDIKQFDKKLIEYIQLSYNRTHKK